In Sphaeramia orbicularis chromosome 1, fSphaOr1.1, whole genome shotgun sequence, a genomic segment contains:
- the LOC115429867 gene encoding high-affinity choline transporter 1-like isoform X1 gives MALNIPGVVAVLLFYILILGTGVWAAQKSRKAERKSNGDRTEVVLLGERRINLVVGIFTMTATWVGGGFILGLAEAVYTPNRGLVWALMPLQYSFNFILGGLFFAKPMRDKMYVTMMDPLQQKYGHILCSCLALPSLLGDMLWVSCTLFSLGKQNTFLLIERISALCKLFKQLKYFYLPGITMSVILDLPYSYSVWISSAVAIIYTLLGGLYSVAYTDVIQLALVFVSLFLCVPFVLLSPKSLSIAQTAFNHTFQEPWVGNLQQDDIWMWIDDFLLLGLGSVGFQSFHQRTLSAATSATAQLTCYAAAFVIAILGIPPVLVGAVAASTDWNLTSYGLPPPYDRGEQTFVLPLTLQSLAPPYISVIGIGAVAAAVMSSTDSGLLSATSVFSSNIYKNILRKEVSDYEMQWVIRIAVVVVGVVGTSITFYLKSTLVLWILGADVAYTLIFPHLVAVLFFKGTNGYGGTVGYILGITIRILVGENTIGLPVVLPLPGCTLVDGIYVQKAPFRTFSMLCTLVTIVLFSSLALFIFDRGLLPPHWDVFNVKSSVSGSPESPVTQSGREETESDIQCDDNRRGVPLQPMIQS, from the exons ATGGCTTTGAACATCCCTGGTGTGGTTGCGGTGCTGTTGTTCTACATCCTGATCCTGGGCACAGGGGTGTGGGCAGCACAGAAGTCCAGGAAAGCGGAGAGAAAGAGCAATGGAGACAGGACTGAAGTGGTGCTCCTCGGAGAACGGAGAATCAACTTGGTGGTTGGGATTTTTACTATGACTG CTACATGGGTTGGAGGTGGGTTTATCCTGGGCCTGGCTGAGGCAGTGTACACACCTAACAGGGGGCTGGTATGGGCACTTATGCCTTTACAATACTCCTTCAACTTCATTTTAG GTGGTCTTTTCTTTGCCAAGCCAATGAGGGACAAGATGTATGTCACCATGATGGACCCACTCCAGCAAAAGTATGGCCACATACTATGTAGTTGTCTGGCACTGCCATCTCTACTGGGTGATATGCTATGGGTGTCCTGCACTCTGTTTAGTTTAGGTAAACAAAACACATTCTTATTAATTGAAAGAATATCAGCTCTGTGCAAGCTATTCAAGCAGCTGAAATACTTCTATCTACCAGGAATAACTATGAGCGTGATACTGGACTTGCCCTATTCCTATTCTGTTTGGATCTCGTCAGCGGTGGCCATTATCTACACTTTGTTAGGAGGTCTGTATTCAGTGGCCTACACTGATGTCATCCAGCTTGCGCTTGTATTCGTCAGTCTG TTCCTGTGCGTCCCCTTCGTTCTGCTCAGTCCCAAATCTCTAAGTATTGCCCAGACTGCTTTCAACCATACGTTCCAAGAGCCTTGGGTCGGCAACCTGCAGCAGGATGACATATGGATGTGGATTGATGACTTTTTATTGTTG GGTCTTGGTAGTGTAGGGTTTCAGAGCTTCCACCAGAGGACACTGTCTGCAGCAACTTCAGCCACAGCCCAGCTAACCTGCTATGCAGCTGCTTTTGTCATTGCCATATTGGGAATCCCCCCAGTCTTAGTAGGGGCTGTCGCTGCCTCCACAG ACTGGAACCTGACATCGTATGGCCTTCCACCTCCTTATGATCGTGGCGAGCAGACTTTTGTGCTTCCCTTGACCCTGCAGTCTCTCGCTCCACCTTACATCTCAGTCATCGGGATCGGGGCTGTTGCAGCTGCTGTCATGTCATCCACAGACTCTGGTCTGTTATCTGCAACCTCTGTCTTCTCTTCAAACATCTACAAGAACATTCTGCGTAAAGAG GTGTCAGACTATGAAATGCAGTGGGTGATTCGGattgcggtggtggtggtgggcgtGGTTGGGACATCCATAACATTCTACCTCAAAAGTACCTTGGTCCTTTGGATCCTTGGAGCAGACGTTGCTTACACCCTAATCTTTCCCCATCTGGTCGCTGTGCTCTTCTTCAAAGGGACAAATGGTTATGGTGGTACCGTGGGTTACATCTTGGGGATTACTATAAGGATTTTGGTGGGTGAAAATACCATAGGTCTTCCTGTTGTTCTCCCTCTTCCCGGCTGCACATTGGTAGATGGCATCTATGTACAGAAAGCCCCTTTCAGGACATTCTCCATGCTCTGCACCCTGGTCACCATTGTATTATTTTCCTCCCTAGCTTTGTTCATCTTTGACCGTGGCCTGTTGCCTCCACACTGGGACGTTTTCAATGTGAAATCCAGTGTTTCTGGATCTCCAGAGAGTCCTGTCACACAGAGTGGCAGAGAAGAAACTGAAAGTGACATCCAGTGTGACGACAACAGACGAGGAGTTCCTTTACAGCCAATGATACAGTCTTAA
- the LOC115429867 gene encoding high-affinity choline transporter 1-like isoform X2, protein MALNIPGVVAVLLFYILILGTGVWAAQKSRKAERKSNGDRTEVVLLGERRINLVVGIFTMTATWVGGGFILGLAEAVYTPNRGLVWALMPLQYSFNFILGGLFFAKPMRDKMYVTMMDPLQQKYGHILCSCLALPSLLGDMLWVSCTLFSLGITMSVILDLPYSYSVWISSAVAIIYTLLGGLYSVAYTDVIQLALVFVSLFLCVPFVLLSPKSLSIAQTAFNHTFQEPWVGNLQQDDIWMWIDDFLLLGLGSVGFQSFHQRTLSAATSATAQLTCYAAAFVIAILGIPPVLVGAVAASTDWNLTSYGLPPPYDRGEQTFVLPLTLQSLAPPYISVIGIGAVAAAVMSSTDSGLLSATSVFSSNIYKNILRKEVSDYEMQWVIRIAVVVVGVVGTSITFYLKSTLVLWILGADVAYTLIFPHLVAVLFFKGTNGYGGTVGYILGITIRILVGENTIGLPVVLPLPGCTLVDGIYVQKAPFRTFSMLCTLVTIVLFSSLALFIFDRGLLPPHWDVFNVKSSVSGSPESPVTQSGREETESDIQCDDNRRGVPLQPMIQS, encoded by the exons ATGGCTTTGAACATCCCTGGTGTGGTTGCGGTGCTGTTGTTCTACATCCTGATCCTGGGCACAGGGGTGTGGGCAGCACAGAAGTCCAGGAAAGCGGAGAGAAAGAGCAATGGAGACAGGACTGAAGTGGTGCTCCTCGGAGAACGGAGAATCAACTTGGTGGTTGGGATTTTTACTATGACTG CTACATGGGTTGGAGGTGGGTTTATCCTGGGCCTGGCTGAGGCAGTGTACACACCTAACAGGGGGCTGGTATGGGCACTTATGCCTTTACAATACTCCTTCAACTTCATTTTAG GTGGTCTTTTCTTTGCCAAGCCAATGAGGGACAAGATGTATGTCACCATGATGGACCCACTCCAGCAAAAGTATGGCCACATACTATGTAGTTGTCTGGCACTGCCATCTCTACTGGGTGATATGCTATGGGTGTCCTGCACTCTGTTTAGTTTAG GAATAACTATGAGCGTGATACTGGACTTGCCCTATTCCTATTCTGTTTGGATCTCGTCAGCGGTGGCCATTATCTACACTTTGTTAGGAGGTCTGTATTCAGTGGCCTACACTGATGTCATCCAGCTTGCGCTTGTATTCGTCAGTCTG TTCCTGTGCGTCCCCTTCGTTCTGCTCAGTCCCAAATCTCTAAGTATTGCCCAGACTGCTTTCAACCATACGTTCCAAGAGCCTTGGGTCGGCAACCTGCAGCAGGATGACATATGGATGTGGATTGATGACTTTTTATTGTTG GGTCTTGGTAGTGTAGGGTTTCAGAGCTTCCACCAGAGGACACTGTCTGCAGCAACTTCAGCCACAGCCCAGCTAACCTGCTATGCAGCTGCTTTTGTCATTGCCATATTGGGAATCCCCCCAGTCTTAGTAGGGGCTGTCGCTGCCTCCACAG ACTGGAACCTGACATCGTATGGCCTTCCACCTCCTTATGATCGTGGCGAGCAGACTTTTGTGCTTCCCTTGACCCTGCAGTCTCTCGCTCCACCTTACATCTCAGTCATCGGGATCGGGGCTGTTGCAGCTGCTGTCATGTCATCCACAGACTCTGGTCTGTTATCTGCAACCTCTGTCTTCTCTTCAAACATCTACAAGAACATTCTGCGTAAAGAG GTGTCAGACTATGAAATGCAGTGGGTGATTCGGattgcggtggtggtggtgggcgtGGTTGGGACATCCATAACATTCTACCTCAAAAGTACCTTGGTCCTTTGGATCCTTGGAGCAGACGTTGCTTACACCCTAATCTTTCCCCATCTGGTCGCTGTGCTCTTCTTCAAAGGGACAAATGGTTATGGTGGTACCGTGGGTTACATCTTGGGGATTACTATAAGGATTTTGGTGGGTGAAAATACCATAGGTCTTCCTGTTGTTCTCCCTCTTCCCGGCTGCACATTGGTAGATGGCATCTATGTACAGAAAGCCCCTTTCAGGACATTCTCCATGCTCTGCACCCTGGTCACCATTGTATTATTTTCCTCCCTAGCTTTGTTCATCTTTGACCGTGGCCTGTTGCCTCCACACTGGGACGTTTTCAATGTGAAATCCAGTGTTTCTGGATCTCCAGAGAGTCCTGTCACACAGAGTGGCAGAGAAGAAACTGAAAGTGACATCCAGTGTGACGACAACAGACGAGGAGTTCCTTTACAGCCAATGATACAGTCTTAA